Genomic segment of Kibdelosporangium phytohabitans:
CTTCAGAACGTGGCTCTTCCGCACAACGCGGGTGTCCCGATTCTGGCGGGCACCGACGCGCCCAACCCAGGATCGTCAACGGCGTGAGCCTGCACCGTGAGCTGCGACACCTGGTTGACGCGGGCCTGTCGGCGCCGGAAGCGCCGGCAGCCGCGACCAGCCGGATGGCCCGCTGCTTCACCTGGCCGACCGAGGCGTGATCAAGCCCGGCGCACGCCTGGTCGACGGACGGCCCGACGAGCGGGTCTCGGACAGCCGGCGGATCTCGGCGGTGTGGGGCACGCGGGTGCCCGATCGACCTGGGCGGCCACGTCGGCTCGGCGGCCGAGCAGGCCGGCCTGGCCGTGCCGCGCGACCAGACCGAGCGGGTGATCGCCGGAATTCAGGCGCGCTTCCCCCGGTCGAGCCGATAAAAAGACTCCATGCACATCGTTCGGCGCGACGAGGACAACGAGTTCATGGGCTATGTGATCCCAGTGGGCGACCACTGGCTGCCCACGACCATGTTCAAGGCCGCGCTGGGAGATCCGACGACGTTCGACGAGGCCGAGGAGATCGTGCTCCGGCTGGGGCTGTCGTCGTTGATGAGCCGCTGGCAGGTCGAGTACGAGGGCCAGTGGCGTGACGTGTGGCTGCAGGAGGCCAACCCGGACAGCGTCCGCGTCTACTGGGACGACCCGGTGGTCGAGCCCGAGCAGAATGCGCAGTGGCTCGACGCCCGCAAGCACACCTTCCGCAGGCCCTAACGCCCTTCGAACTTCGGTACCTCTTTGGCCAGGAACGCGTCCACGGCGTTGCGGTGGTCCACCGTGACGCCGAGGCGCGTCTGACCGGCTGCCTCGATCTCCAGCGCCTGGCGCAGCGAAACGGCCATGGCCGCTTTGGCCTCCGCGTAGGCCAGGGTCGGGCCGTCGGCGAACTTCCGCGCGAGCTCGGCGGTCTCGGCCGCGAGGTCGTCCGGTTCGGCCAGCTGCCCGACGATTCCCCAGTTCAGGGCGTCCGCGGCGGAGAACGTGTTCGCGCGCAGCACCAGCTCGCTGGCGCGCGCGGCACCGACGGCCCTGGCCAGCGTCACGGACAAGCCGGAGTCGGTGGACAGGCCGATGGCCGTGAACGCCGTCCCGAACTTCGCGGCTGACGACGCGATCCGCAGGTCGCACGCGAGCGCGAAACCCAACCCGGCGCCGACACACAGGCCGTTGATGGACGCGATGACCGGCTTGGGCATGGACACCAGGCCGAGCACGATCGGGTTGTAGTGCTGCTTGACAGTGTCGAGCGCTGTGGCCGCGTCCGCGTGCAACGCCTGCGCGTGCTCCTTGAGGTCCTGGCCGACGCTGAAGGCCTTCCCGCTGCCGGTCAGCACGACCGCGCGGACACTGGAATCCTGGCCGACCTCGGTGACCGCGTCGGCCAGATCGGTCTTCACCCGAGTGGTCAACGCCGCTGACGTCATCGTGATTGTGGCGACGGAACCGTCGCGGACCAGCGTCACACCGCTTTCATCGGCCATGCCGCCAAGCTACCATGCCTACTGAACGGACGGTTAGTAATTCGGCTCGGGACGCACCCCATGGAGGTCGACGAGGATGGCTCCGCTGCGCAGCTATGTGTCCGGCCGGTGGCACACGCCAGACGTCGAAGGCGCACCACTGCACGACGCTGTCACCGGCGAGGAGATCGCCAGGATCTCGTCGGCGGGCGTCGACATGGCAGCCGCGCTGGCCTACGGCCGTGAGAAGGGTGCCGGACTGCGCGAGCTGACGTTCCACCAGCGCGCCGCATTGCTCAAGGTGCTCGCCTCACATCTGATGGAACACCGCGAGGAGCTCTACGCGCTGTCGCACCGCACGGGCGCCACCAAGGGCGACAACAAGTTCGACATCGACGGCGGCATCGGCACGCTGTTCGGCTATTCGAGCAAGGGCAGGCGCGAACTACCCAACGACACCGTCTACGTGGACGGCAACCTCGAACCGCTCAGCAAGGGCGGCACATTCCTCGCACAGCACATCTGCACACCGCTGCGAGGTGTCGCGGTGCAGATCAACGCGTTCAACTTCCCGGTCTGGGGGCCGATGGAGAAGTTCGCGCCCGCGTTCATCGCCGGTGTGCCGAGCCTGGTCAAGCCGGCGAGGCAGACCGCGTACCTGACGGTCCGGCTGGTCGAGCTGATCATCGAGTCCGGCATCCTGCCCGAAGGGTCGCTGCAGCTCGTCGCGGGCAGCGCGGGCGACCTGCTCGACCACCTCACCGAGCAGGACCTGGTGTCGTTCACCGGTTCCGCGTCCACCGCGCACCG
This window contains:
- a CDS encoding enoyl-CoA hydratase/isomerase family protein, with product MADESGVTLVRDGSVATITMTSAALTTRVKTDLADAVTEVGQDSSVRAVVLTGSGKAFSVGQDLKEHAQALHADAATALDTVKQHYNPIVLGLVSMPKPVIASINGLCVGAGLGFALACDLRIASSAAKFGTAFTAIGLSTDSGLSVTLARAVGAARASELVLRANTFSAADALNWGIVGQLAEPDDLAAETAELARKFADGPTLAYAEAKAAMAVSLRQALEIEAAGQTRLGVTVDHRNAVDAFLAKEVPKFEGR